Proteins encoded in a region of the Bacillus methanolicus genome:
- a CDS encoding YqzE family protein, with the protein MKTNDYVKYITQTVVKYIDQPKEDRKRIRAEKKEKKETFLYRWFGILPYLFASIIRKR; encoded by the coding sequence ATGAAAACGAATGATTATGTGAAATACATTACGCAAACAGTAGTCAAATATATTGACCAGCCAAAAGAAGACCGGAAACGAATTCGTGCGGAAAAGAAAGAAAAGAAAGAAACGTTCTTATATCGCTGGTTCGGTATCTTGCCATACCTCTTTGCGTCAATAATCAGAAAAAGGTAA
- a CDS encoding DUF444 family protein — protein MISKKSWSHYQNPYFDQIKHERKIKKAIQENLSDMIGEESILISGEKSIKKIPIKYIQQPKIQYAFDTKNQIGMGNGNAKVRDSFSINENNHAGSGSGASDKSGIDWYEIEMNFEEIEESLFDELELPLIEKKNWYIKS, from the coding sequence ATGATTAGTAAAAAAAGTTGGAGTCATTATCAAAATCCCTATTTCGACCAAATAAAACACGAACGTAAAATAAAAAAAGCCATTCAAGAAAACCTCTCCGACATGATCGGAGAGGAATCAATTTTGATTTCAGGAGAAAAGAGCATTAAAAAAATTCCGATTAAATACATTCAGCAACCAAAAATCCAATATGCTTTTGATACGAAAAATCAAATCGGAATGGGCAACGGAAATGCCAAAGTTAGAGATTCATTTTCAATAAACGAAAACAATCATGCAGGTTCAGGTTCAGGAGCAAGCGATAAATCAGGAATTGATTGGTATGAAATCGAAATGAATTTTGAAGAAATCGAAGAAAGTTTATTTGACGAATTGGAATTGCCTCTTATTGAAAAAAAGAACTGGTACATCAAATCTTAA
- a CDS encoding DUF444 family protein: protein MKGNPVFGQITKEDIVYKSWVENVKELGNAVIFALMDIPGSMGVFEKSVARNFYFWVKRFLETKYKQVEIIYIGHHSEAKVLTEEQFFSKGESGGTVCSSAYRLMNEIIQEKYPPESYNIFGFHVSDGDNLSTDNADCKRLIEKLCKDIVMFGYVEINPNQRPSSLNNVYKELKSLDNLQQVQIVEKKQDIYQVLKQFFPRTNKGESKNELFIE, encoded by the coding sequence ATGAAAGGAAATCCTGTATTCGGACAAATAACAAAGGAAGATATCGTATATAAATCATGGGTGGAAAATGTAAAAGAACTAGGAAACGCTGTAATTTTTGCGTTAATGGATATTCCTGGAAGTATGGGGGTTTTTGAAAAAAGCGTAGCTCGAAATTTCTATTTTTGGGTTAAACGTTTTTTAGAAACCAAATATAAACAGGTAGAAATCATCTACATTGGACATCACTCAGAAGCGAAAGTATTAACGGAAGAACAATTTTTTTCCAAAGGAGAATCAGGAGGAACCGTTTGTTCAAGCGCTTACCGATTAATGAATGAAATCATTCAAGAAAAGTACCCTCCTGAATCCTATAATATATTTGGATTTCATGTAAGCGATGGAGACAACTTATCCACCGATAATGCTGACTGTAAAAGACTGATTGAAAAACTTTGCAAAGACATCGTTATGTTTGGATATGTAGAAATAAACCCTAACCAACGACCCTCATCGCTTAACAATGTTTATAAAGAGCTGAAGTCGCTGGATAATTTACAACAAGTTCAAATCGTAGAAAAAAAACAAGATATATATCAAGTGTTGAAACAATTTTTTCCAAGAACAAACAAAGGGGAATCTAAAAATGAATTATTCATTGAGTGA
- the comGD gene encoding competence type IV pilus minor pilin ComGD produces the protein MRIDEKGFTLAEILLVLSIFLIVSSIAVFSVKPHYHFIEKTLFFTRLKADLYYAQQYAISQQRQVQVHFLADEHRYFVHDYLNGKIIIDRSYSKLIKVREGSLKLSFKFTYDGRIDRFGSIYITIGKEIYRMTFLLGEGRFYVAKDTKE, from the coding sequence ATGAGAATAGACGAAAAAGGTTTTACCTTGGCAGAAATATTGCTCGTATTGTCTATTTTTCTCATTGTTTCGTCCATCGCCGTATTCTCGGTAAAACCCCATTATCACTTTATCGAAAAAACACTTTTTTTCACCCGCTTAAAAGCTGATCTTTATTATGCTCAGCAATATGCGATTTCCCAACAGCGACAAGTTCAAGTACATTTTTTGGCTGATGAGCATCGTTATTTTGTTCACGATTATTTAAATGGAAAGATCATCATTGATAGATCCTATTCAAAACTAATTAAAGTTCGGGAGGGGTCGTTAAAACTGTCTTTCAAATTCACATACGACGGGAGAATTGACCGTTTTGGATCCATTTATATCACAATCGGGAAAGAAATATACCGTATGACTTTTTTGCTTGGCGAGGGGCGATTTTATGTTGCGAAAGATACGAAAGAGTGA
- a CDS encoding class I SAM-dependent methyltransferase translates to MFHYLKKLIQSKPEKMISYAQYIAEALYHHKHGYYMREDEKIGRKGDYITTSNISDIYGRAIAKWYKKLVQKYDLPASVCEIGAGNGRFAMAFLEEWHREHQLPLQYFIAEASPYHLKKQRDLLTNFPHVKQISNLEEIKPFKGMVFSNELFDALPVHVIERNNGQLYEIMVAAEHNELIEKKVPLENEQIHRFLKKNQLVLNENQRIEIPLEMERMLAGISNMMELGLVVTADYGYTTDEWMEPYRRNGSLRGYYDHKMFYNVLENPGEMDITSHVHFDALIREGEELGLHLLIKQRQDEFLLSIGLLMELEESYDPNPFSETSKRNRAIRSLILPDGMSGSFHIIIQQKNLHLLPEQLFPFNKKSNG, encoded by the coding sequence ATGTTTCATTATCTTAAGAAGCTGATTCAAAGCAAGCCTGAAAAAATGATTTCCTATGCACAATATATTGCTGAGGCGCTTTATCATCATAAACATGGTTATTATATGAGAGAAGACGAAAAAATCGGACGAAAAGGAGATTACATAACAACAAGCAATATTTCCGATATATATGGAAGAGCGATTGCTAAATGGTATAAAAAACTAGTTCAAAAATATGATTTGCCAGCTTCTGTCTGCGAGATTGGTGCCGGAAACGGCAGATTTGCTATGGCATTTTTGGAAGAATGGCACCGGGAGCATCAGTTGCCTCTTCAATATTTTATCGCAGAAGCAAGCCCGTATCATTTAAAGAAACAAAGAGACTTGCTAACAAATTTTCCACATGTAAAACAAATTTCCAACTTGGAGGAAATAAAACCTTTTAAGGGCATGGTATTTTCCAATGAGTTATTTGACGCTCTTCCTGTGCATGTGATCGAAAGAAATAACGGACAGTTATATGAAATAATGGTTGCAGCTGAACACAATGAATTGATAGAGAAAAAAGTACCGCTCGAAAATGAACAAATCCATCGATTTCTCAAAAAAAATCAACTTGTTCTGAACGAAAATCAACGAATCGAAATCCCCCTTGAAATGGAACGAATGTTAGCCGGTATTTCAAATATGATGGAACTAGGATTAGTCGTAACTGCAGATTATGGGTATACAACCGACGAATGGATGGAGCCATACAGAAGGAATGGAAGTTTAAGGGGATATTACGATCATAAGATGTTTTACAATGTGCTCGAGAATCCCGGAGAAATGGATATTACCAGCCATGTTCACTTTGATGCTCTTATAAGAGAAGGAGAGGAATTAGGCTTACATTTACTTATAAAACAAAGGCAGGATGAATTTCTTCTGTCGATTGGATTATTAATGGAGCTTGAAGAAAGTTATGATCCCAACCCTTTCTCCGAAACGAGCAAACGAAACCGAGCAATTCGAAGTCTGATTTTACCGGATGGGATGAGCGGGTCCTTTCATATCATTATTCAACAAAAGAATCTTCATTTATTACCCGAACAGCTTTTTCCATTCAACAAAAAAAGCAATGGATAA
- the comGG gene encoding competence type IV pilus minor pilin ComGG, whose product MIKNEHGFTFPLSYSLFLVLSVFLLVHAEQYLSEKKLLRETESILKQEYYMMSSVKKMEAMLQENTDLHTEGVFQYTHGKVYYKVNHVTSSIIQAAFQLKLDSGEEFHGFGFYDKDLMKMIKWVEKN is encoded by the coding sequence ATGATCAAAAATGAGCATGGTTTTACATTTCCGTTGTCATATAGCTTATTTCTTGTATTGTCTGTTTTTTTACTCGTTCATGCGGAACAATATCTTTCTGAGAAAAAACTTTTGCGAGAAACAGAAAGCATTTTAAAGCAAGAATATTACATGATGAGTTCGGTGAAAAAAATGGAAGCGATGCTGCAAGAAAATACTGATCTTCATACAGAGGGAGTCTTTCAATATACGCATGGAAAAGTGTATTATAAAGTAAACCATGTAACGAGCAGTATCATTCAAGCGGCTTTCCAATTAAAACTGGATTCAGGGGAAGAGTTTCATGGATTTGGTTTTTATGACAAGGACCTTATGAAAATGATAAAATGGGTAGAAAAAAACTGA
- the comGB gene encoding competence type IV pilus assembly protein ComGB — translation MNRSKWKVEEQALFLKRIGELLARGYPLSEAIESMSFYLQGNKKEQIEKCLMDLKEGYPLYEILSKLNFNKNLIGYVYFAEQHGGLSEAFLDGSKMVLKREKDLKRLIRLLYYPLLLMLVTLFLFIFVERILLPKFTSLFQTMQLKTNFFTRIVYFLGDAGPIVFLVFFSLLLLAFFYYYSYFRKKNQLVQKRSIVRLPLVGPVFRLLYTHYFSVQFSYLLTGGISVFEALNLFENNMRQPFYKEVGTEIKKRLTTGERLETILASLPFFEHELSRIAKHGQDNGKLGQELYFFSQYCLTKLESLTERWMKIIQPLLYSLIGLMIVSMYLAVLLPMFHLLDGF, via the coding sequence ATGAACCGCTCTAAATGGAAGGTTGAAGAACAAGCTTTGTTCTTAAAACGGATCGGTGAACTTCTCGCAAGAGGCTATCCGTTATCAGAGGCAATAGAATCAATGTCTTTTTATCTACAAGGAAATAAAAAAGAACAAATAGAGAAATGCCTTATGGATTTAAAGGAAGGCTATCCTCTATATGAAATTCTTTCAAAGCTGAATTTCAATAAAAACTTAATAGGGTATGTTTATTTTGCCGAGCAGCATGGCGGGTTGTCGGAAGCTTTTCTTGACGGAAGTAAGATGGTCTTAAAAAGAGAAAAAGATCTTAAACGGCTTATTAGGCTCTTGTATTATCCTCTTTTGTTAATGCTAGTTACTCTGTTTCTGTTCATTTTTGTCGAACGAATACTGCTCCCTAAGTTTACTTCTCTTTTTCAAACAATGCAGCTGAAAACGAATTTTTTTACAAGAATTGTATACTTTTTAGGCGATGCCGGCCCGATTGTTTTTCTCGTTTTCTTCAGTCTTCTTCTCCTAGCCTTTTTTTACTATTATTCGTATTTCCGCAAAAAAAATCAGCTTGTACAAAAACGATCGATTGTTCGTCTTCCACTTGTCGGCCCCGTATTTAGACTTCTTTATACTCACTATTTTTCCGTTCAATTCAGTTATTTGTTAACCGGAGGCATTTCTGTTTTTGAAGCATTAAACCTATTTGAAAATAATATGAGACAGCCGTTCTATAAAGAAGTCGGCACTGAAATTAAAAAAAGGCTTACAACAGGAGAGAGGCTTGAAACGATCTTGGCTTCTTTGCCGTTTTTTGAGCATGAACTATCGAGAATTGCGAAACACGGCCAGGATAACGGCAAACTCGGGCAGGAACTTTACTTTTTTAGTCAATATTGCTTGACAAAATTAGAGTCATTAACAGAAAGATGGATGAAAATTATTCAGCCTTTGCTTTACAGCCTCATTGGACTGATGATTGTGTCAATGTATTTGGCTGTCTTATTGCCAATGTTTCATTTATTAGATGGATTTTAG
- a CDS encoding SpoVR family protein, which translates to MNYSLSELETSKYEIHQLADDFGLDYYEMIYEIVPSDIMYAISSYGMPYRFSHWSFGKKFDRQQKMRKLGLMKIYELVFNTNPCYAYLLEDNSLLENKLIIAHVLAHSDFFKNNFTFQSTDKHMIHIMKRHAEIIQEYEKEYGEEIVEKTLDAALSIEEHIPILETLIKDSPHMDDWQRDIFKIVKL; encoded by the coding sequence ATGAATTATTCATTGAGTGAATTGGAAACATCCAAATACGAAATTCATCAATTGGCAGATGATTTCGGTTTGGATTATTATGAGATGATTTACGAAATTGTACCAAGCGATATCATGTATGCGATTAGCTCCTACGGAATGCCTTATCGTTTTTCACATTGGAGTTTTGGAAAAAAATTTGACAGACAACAAAAAATGAGAAAGTTAGGTTTGATGAAAATTTACGAATTAGTCTTCAATACAAACCCATGTTATGCTTATTTGTTAGAAGACAATAGCTTATTAGAAAATAAATTAATTATCGCCCATGTCTTGGCACACTCCGATTTTTTTAAAAATAATTTTACATTCCAATCAACGGATAAACATATGATACACATCATGAAACGTCATGCAGAAATCATTCAAGAATATGAAAAAGAATATGGAGAAGAAATCGTAGAAAAAACATTAGATGCCGCTCTTTCCATCGAAGAACATATTCCTATATTAGAGACACTTATTAAAGATAGCCCCCATATGGATGATTGGCAACGGGATATTTTTAAAATTGTCAAATTGTAA
- the comGF gene encoding competence type IV pilus minor pilin ComGF, with the protein MRKGFSIRSKNARRLNNKGYTMLEMLFAFSIFCLIVSFVPIFFKIVIHEESLNRRLAMMEWEVFVSQVKKEIRMSDRLQISGSKLFLEKDGKLILYEMYGENLRRRVDFLGHEILLQQVQSIHFQKLQNGVQITVTDKGGTEKTTAILSFIEMEVAE; encoded by the coding sequence TTGAGGAAAGGTTTCAGCATCCGGTCGAAAAATGCGAGGCGATTGAATAACAAAGGATATACGATGCTAGAGATGCTGTTCGCTTTTTCGATATTTTGCCTCATTGTTTCGTTCGTACCAATTTTTTTCAAGATTGTCATTCATGAAGAAAGCTTGAATAGGCGTTTGGCTATGATGGAATGGGAGGTTTTTGTCAGCCAAGTAAAAAAAGAAATAAGAATGAGCGATCGTCTTCAAATTAGCGGAAGCAAACTTTTTTTGGAAAAGGACGGAAAACTCATTTTATATGAAATGTATGGAGAGAACTTGAGAAGAAGGGTTGATTTTTTAGGTCATGAAATTTTGCTTCAACAGGTTCAATCTATTCATTTTCAAAAGCTCCAAAATGGAGTGCAAATTACTGTTACGGATAAAGGAGGAACAGAGAAAACAACGGCAATTCTCTCGTTTATCGAAATGGAGGTTGCAGAATGA
- a CDS encoding helix-turn-helix transcriptional regulator has product MEQTLRITNVLSDPTRYYIYQYITKQHQEVTVQEIADGFNIHPNVARLHLSKLEDVNMLVSETKKTGKGGRPSRYYRISDNVIQLHFPYRDYQLLAKVAIQTMLSLGEEGKKALYMTGKKFGTELIEQEIAKASQSGASLDFEQKLNILKNAATVAGFIPEFEVNEEKKKIYFQIFNCPFKEIAVNNTEIVCSMHYEFLKGMFETLFDSVEFVEKENMFNGCQSCSYQALITN; this is encoded by the coding sequence GTGGAACAAACATTGCGCATTACAAATGTTTTATCTGATCCAACACGATATTACATTTATCAATACATTACAAAACAGCATCAAGAAGTAACCGTTCAAGAAATTGCGGATGGCTTTAATATTCATCCAAACGTTGCAAGGCTTCACTTATCCAAGCTTGAAGATGTTAACATGCTTGTTTCCGAAACAAAAAAAACAGGTAAGGGAGGCAGGCCGAGCAGATATTACCGTATATCCGACAATGTTATTCAATTGCATTTCCCATATCGTGATTATCAGCTTTTAGCGAAAGTGGCAATACAAACAATGCTTTCTCTCGGCGAAGAAGGGAAGAAAGCACTTTATATGACCGGAAAAAAATTTGGAACAGAATTGATTGAACAGGAAATTGCAAAGGCTTCCCAAAGCGGAGCAAGCCTGGATTTTGAACAAAAGCTGAATATACTTAAAAATGCAGCAACAGTAGCTGGCTTTATTCCTGAGTTTGAAGTGAATGAAGAAAAAAAGAAAATTTATTTTCAAATTTTTAATTGTCCATTCAAAGAAATAGCGGTTAATAACACTGAGATCGTGTGCAGCATGCATTATGAATTTTTGAAGGGAATGTTTGAAACATTGTTTGATTCAGTTGAATTCGTTGAAAAAGAAAATATGTTCAACGGTTGCCAGTCATGCTCATATCAGGCACTTATCACAAACTAA
- the comGC gene encoding competence type IV pilus major pilin ComGC: MKNEKGFTLIEMLIVLLVISILLLITIPNITKHNDNINNKGCEAFVKMVQSQVQAYEIEHKAYPQTVNDLISKGYLNPKEDKCPNGKDITITNGVVAVKDGSS; the protein is encoded by the coding sequence GTGAAAAATGAAAAAGGTTTTACGCTAATAGAAATGTTGATTGTCTTGCTCGTCATTTCGATTTTGCTGCTTATTACGATCCCAAATATTACAAAACACAATGACAATATTAACAATAAAGGCTGTGAAGCATTTGTAAAAATGGTCCAGTCCCAAGTCCAGGCATACGAAATTGAACATAAAGCTTATCCGCAAACTGTAAATGACCTAATTTCAAAAGGTTATCTGAATCCAAAAGAAGATAAATGTCCGAACGGGAAAGATATTACAATTACGAACGGTGTTGTAGCTGTGAAGGATGGCTCTTCATGA
- a CDS encoding DUF2759 domain-containing protein: protein MGLVIIFGLVTLLAGYATYSTLRNKNFLGFIFAGGTFAVIGWFTIMTAIHHGIPVAH from the coding sequence ATGGGACTTGTTATTATTTTTGGTTTAGTAACATTGCTTGCCGGTTATGCAACTTATAGCACACTACGAAACAAAAATTTCCTTGGATTCATTTTTGCAGGGGGTACTTTTGCTGTAATTGGCTGGTTTACAATCATGACTGCAATCCATCATGGTATTCCTGTTGCACACTAA
- a CDS encoding shikimate kinase: MKSIYLIGFMGSGKTTVGKSIGVKWNWPVFDTDEEIVKKVKKSINQIFEENGEDFFRLLETEILKQLPVNRSIITTGGGIVLKDENRRWMKENGAVVFLYAEPEEIFKRIENDDSRPLLKTNKKAAIEKLFRARLPLYMEAADFTIDTTGKDINEIIKDIEKGLT, from the coding sequence ATGAAATCTATTTATTTAATCGGTTTTATGGGTTCAGGGAAAACGACGGTTGGAAAATCGATTGGTGTTAAATGGAATTGGCCTGTTTTTGATACGGATGAGGAAATTGTAAAAAAAGTTAAAAAGAGCATTAATCAGATTTTCGAAGAAAATGGCGAGGATTTTTTCCGCCTTCTTGAGACAGAGATATTGAAACAGCTGCCAGTAAATCGTTCGATCATTACAACCGGTGGAGGCATTGTACTAAAGGATGAAAACCGCAGGTGGATGAAGGAAAATGGGGCTGTCGTGTTTTTGTACGCCGAACCTGAGGAAATTTTTAAACGGATCGAAAATGATGATTCCAGGCCATTGCTAAAGACGAATAAAAAAGCTGCAATAGAAAAGCTTTTTCGAGCGCGCCTCCCGCTTTATATGGAAGCAGCCGATTTTACAATTGATACAACCGGAAAGGACATCAACGAGATTATAAAAGATATAGAAAAAGGTTTAACATAA
- a CDS encoding DUF2626 domain-containing protein, producing MDRMYRVLGFWTGIFAVMFYLGDMYTTSLIFFGQTGFFLLLSYLKLSERTYMYIFGAYLTIFFAGFTYWTTFMMVPGAGGH from the coding sequence ATGGACCGTATGTACAGAGTTCTGGGATTTTGGACTGGAATCTTCGCAGTTATGTTCTATTTAGGAGACATGTATACAACGTCTCTGATTTTCTTCGGTCAAACAGGATTTTTCTTATTGTTAAGCTACTTAAAACTGTCCGAGCGTACGTATATGTATATTTTTGGTGCATACCTGACTATTTTCTTTGCAGGGTTCACCTATTGGACAACTTTTATGATGGTGCCCGGCGCTGGCGGCCATTAA
- the comGA gene encoding competence type IV pilus ATPase ComGA, with translation MSSIKRLADRIIRDAVRNQATDIHIIPRKKDTLIQLRMGNRLVPRLYLPKEECDRLISHFKFTALMDIGERRRPQSGAFSFIVDDETIGLRLSTLPANSSESLVIRILPQQKQIPFYQLSLFPSITRKLLALLKHAHGLIIFTGPTGSGKTTTLYSLLNETSHLFNRNVITLEDPIEKDAESVLQVQVNEKAGVSYAAGLKAILRHDPDIIMVGEIRDAETAKIAVRASLTGHLVLSTMHTRDAKGAIYRLMEFGVNWQEVEQTLVAVTAQRLVELTCPFCEGECSPYCFSYGRWKRASVFEILHGRALSSVMRRANGEECEISYRTLKEVIRKGIALGYIKESEYEKWVYDDEPL, from the coding sequence GTGAGTTCAATAAAACGTCTGGCTGACAGAATCATAAGAGATGCTGTCCGAAATCAAGCAACAGACATTCACATCATCCCGAGAAAAAAAGATACCCTCATTCAGCTGCGAATGGGTAACCGGCTAGTTCCAAGACTTTACCTTCCGAAAGAAGAATGTGACAGACTCATATCTCATTTTAAGTTTACGGCTTTAATGGATATCGGAGAAAGAAGGCGTCCCCAGAGCGGAGCTTTTTCCTTCATAGTTGATGATGAAACAATCGGCCTTCGTTTATCCACCCTCCCTGCAAACAGCAGTGAAAGTCTTGTCATCCGTATACTTCCCCAGCAAAAGCAAATTCCTTTTTATCAATTATCCTTATTTCCGAGTATTACACGAAAACTATTGGCGCTTCTTAAACATGCTCATGGCTTGATTATTTTCACCGGACCAACCGGAAGCGGCAAGACAACCACCCTTTATTCGCTCCTGAATGAAACTTCCCATTTATTTAATCGAAATGTAATTACGTTAGAGGATCCTATTGAAAAAGATGCTGAATCCGTATTGCAAGTGCAAGTAAATGAAAAAGCGGGAGTATCTTATGCTGCAGGGTTAAAAGCGATATTGCGGCATGACCCTGACATTATCATGGTAGGAGAAATAAGAGATGCGGAAACAGCAAAAATTGCCGTACGGGCTTCCTTAACGGGACATCTTGTCTTGAGCACAATGCACACAAGGGATGCGAAGGGAGCGATATATAGGCTGATGGAATTTGGTGTAAATTGGCAAGAAGTAGAACAAACGCTCGTAGCGGTTACCGCCCAGCGTCTTGTCGAATTAACCTGTCCATTTTGCGAGGGAGAGTGTTCTCCTTACTGCTTTTCATACGGAAGGTGGAAAAGAGCCAGTGTTTTCGAAATTTTGCACGGCAGGGCTCTATCTTCTGTTATGAGAAGAGCAAATGGAGAAGAATGTGAAATTTCGTACCGTACGTTAAAGGAGGTTATCAGAAAAGGAATTGCTCTTGGCTATATTAAGGAATCAGAATATGAGAAATGGGTGTATGATGATGAACCGCTCTAA
- a CDS encoding MBL fold metallo-hydrolase yields the protein MEWFQLSLGPLQTNCYIVYNEKKNCLIFDPGEEAEKLIKFIKEKGLKPQAIMITHAHFDHIGALDDIRDEFQVPAYIHEKEAKWLIDPALNGSQIFMLGKLVRMKPADHVLTSEGKMSVGDFSFHVYETPGHSPGSVSFYFADAGFVVSGDALFNGSIGRTDLPGGNYEQLLKSIHDKLLTLPEETIVLPGHGPDTDIGSEMDSNPYLHGF from the coding sequence ATGGAATGGTTTCAACTTTCTCTTGGACCCTTGCAGACAAACTGCTATATTGTTTACAATGAGAAAAAAAATTGTTTGATTTTTGATCCGGGAGAAGAAGCCGAAAAACTAATAAAGTTTATTAAAGAGAAAGGCCTTAAGCCGCAAGCGATTATGATTACTCATGCTCATTTTGACCATATCGGGGCTCTTGATGACATAAGAGATGAATTTCAGGTTCCAGCGTATATTCACGAAAAAGAGGCGAAGTGGCTAATTGATCCGGCACTCAACGGTTCACAAATCTTTATGTTAGGAAAGTTGGTCAGAATGAAACCGGCAGACCATGTTCTGACAAGTGAAGGGAAGATGAGTGTAGGAGATTTTTCTTTTCATGTTTATGAAACTCCGGGGCATTCTCCTGGTAGTGTTTCCTTTTATTTTGCAGATGCGGGTTTTGTCGTTTCTGGCGATGCACTATTTAATGGCAGTATTGGAAGAACGGATTTGCCTGGCGGAAACTATGAACAATTATTGAAAAGCATTCATGATAAATTGTTAACTCTGCCGGAAGAAACCATTGTATTGCCTGGGCATGGGCCTGATACTGATATCGGAAGTGAAATGGATTCGAATCCATATTTGCATGGCTTTTGA
- a CDS encoding SpoVR family protein translates to MQYFFPQKRTKIINEGWATYWHTRIMRELNIDAKEILDYTKMHAGVVKANPTSLNPYLLGYKMFQRIEELYGIEKLFEVRSECHDVSFIRQYFDATVAERCNMYLYDSDYHDGIITTMDAEKIKNQLLRDLVNGGFPYIEASFEEDGFHLYHAYEGRPIDIGKCEKVLHLLDPFIQQPVFLHTKNEIFQDIVYTRVKESFEFSFNQKFTSPITDDNQFKHTFFF, encoded by the coding sequence ATACAATACTTTTTTCCTCAAAAACGTACAAAAATTATCAACGAAGGGTGGGCAACCTATTGGCATACAAGAATCATGCGAGAACTAAATATTGATGCCAAGGAAATCTTAGATTACACCAAAATGCATGCAGGAGTAGTCAAAGCGAATCCAACATCATTAAATCCTTATCTTTTAGGCTACAAGATGTTCCAACGCATTGAAGAATTATATGGCATAGAAAAGTTATTTGAGGTGAGAAGCGAATGCCACGACGTATCCTTTATTCGTCAATATTTTGATGCAACAGTGGCAGAAAGATGTAATATGTATTTATATGATTCCGATTATCACGATGGAATCATTACAACTATGGATGCAGAGAAGATTAAAAATCAACTCCTAAGAGACCTTGTTAACGGCGGATTTCCTTATATCGAAGCATCATTTGAAGAAGATGGTTTTCATTTATACCATGCATACGAGGGACGACCAATAGATATTGGTAAATGCGAAAAAGTATTACATTTGTTAGATCCTTTTATTCAGCAACCTGTATTCCTTCATACGAAAAATGAAATTTTCCAAGATATCGTCTACACACGAGTAAAAGAATCCTTTGAATTTTCCTTTAATCAAAAATTTACTTCGCCAATCACAGACGATAATCAATTTAAACATACCTTCTTTTTTTAA